Genomic DNA from Ilyobacter polytropus DSM 2926:
ATTCAGCATCCTGATTAAACTCATAGCCTATACCCAGTCTGTTGTATGAATAGTATAAACTTGCATCTACACCCTCCATAGAATCCCAGTAATTTCCTGTTTCAGAATACCTCTCACTGTTTCTCTGGAACATAAGATATAGGGAGAACTTTTTCTTATATTCCCCGAGATCCATCTTCTCATCTCCTATGCTACTGAGGTTAAAGTCAAGAGAATTACTCTCTCTGTCCTCAAGGATATCACGTATTTTTTCTATGTCTTCCTGACTCAGTTCATCTTCATCTTTACCTGTTTCCTTTGATCCGTATTTTTTTAAGTCTTCTTCTGTAAATCTTTTATCCCTGTATTCATATCTGAACGATACAACATCAGATGAGTAAATATCATTTTCATCCTCGTTGTGCACATAATCTTCATAAGTTCCCTTGTAGTAATGCTCTACATCTCCTCCCTTTAAATAAGAAAGGCTGTATATCTGATTGTCTACATCTATATCTACCTCATCATCAGTCTCGTTATATCTGTAGTCTTCACCTCTTATGAATTCAAACTGCCATTTGTCCAAACCATTTCTAAGTTCATAACCGTATATATCCTCACTGATATTCTCTCTAGAGTCGTCAGTGTCCTCCATATCCCAGATATCATAATCAATTTTTTCCTTTTTATAGTAGAACTTGTGATCTCCCAGAGAATAATCTATACCATACTGTCTGTTTGTCAGATCATTGAAGTTTTCCTCTGATTCATTTTCATCTGTAAAATGTTCATCAAAGTTATAATAAATTTTTGCTATCTTTGTGTCGTCTATTTTCACATCAAGACTGTTTTTTATTAAATCTCTTTTTTTACGGCCTTCATCAGCTGCATCATAGATGTTGCTGTAGTCTATTGTGTATCCTGTCTCTGTGTTTCCCACACCCATTGTAAGGGTATCCTTGTATTGGAATATTCTGTCTTTATTTTTCAGCCTGATATCAGCAGCTTCATCAGCGTCTCCAAGGTCACTATCTCCCTCTTTATAATCGTAGTCCTGATAATAATAGGTAAATTCGTTGGCTAAATCTATATCGGCTTTTCTACTGTAATTTTGGGCATTATCATAAATATCAGTTTTCAAATTCAGTGTGAGTTGGTGTCTAAGAGTCTCATCTCCTCCGTTTGTGTAGCTTAAAGTATCGGGATTGTAACCGACATCATATTGATCATGCCTAAGGTTATACTTTACTCCGAAGTCCCCTAAGTAGCCAAGTCCCAGTCTGCTTTTTCCCACACCTACCTCATAATAGTCAGATTCATTTACGTATTTATTGTAGGCATCTCCCTCTTCATAGTCATCATAATCATAGATACCCTCTCTGTCCCAGAATTCCTCTTCAGTTCTTCCTGCAGCAAAGGTAAGTCCGAAGTTTTCACTTGAGAGATCCATACTGACCCTGTCCTCTTTTTTGTCCTCATAAACAACATCTTCAAATCTATTATACTGAGTATCTCTGCTGTTATCTTTATTACTGGTTATAGTTGAAGATCTGTAAGGATCTTCTGTGACATCAAGTTCTTTTTCCTCTGTCTTGAAGGAATAATTAATCTTATAATCTAAACCTGTATCTAAGAACTCATAATCCCCTAGTCCCAGATAAAGATTTTGACTGTCATTTTGAGAGTATTTTGAAACAGTCCAAGGTACATATTCCACATCATCTTCATAAATCCCAGATAGGTTTATAATATCATCTAGATTAGGATCCCTTTCCCAAGACCTAAGTTCCCTGTATTCATCACCTGTTTTCTCGTCATACTTTAAAGTCAGTTTATTATTTTTATCTGTTATTTCAAATCCAAAATTTTCTGCCTTTGACTGAAGATCGTCCTTTGTAGAACCTGCATCTAAATCATCAAGATACTCATAGTAGGCACTCATCTTATAATCATCGTTACCTTTTGAAATTCCCAACTCAGAGAATAAGTCGCTATCCATCTCTTCATCGTAATCTAGATCATCTAGCCTATCGTCAACAATCTCCTTGTATGAATCTTTGTCCTCTACAAGTTTTACTTTTCCATATATACTTGTATCTTCATTTTCTTCTAGTTTTTCAAGCTTTGTATCTAAAGAAACAAAACTCATATAATCTCCGCCGTCAGGTCTTTCCCCTATATAGTTTGAACTAGATGAATCATAGTATCCGTCATCTTCATTGTCATCTCTTATACTTTCTAGCTCACTTACCATATTTTCAGTGACATTTCTGTAGGTAAAATTCAGATATCCCTTATCACTGTTATAACTATGAGAATACTCTGCATCCCATCTGTCCTCTTCACTGCTGTCTTTTTTATATAAAAGAGCATCTGTTACGTCTAACTTTGCAGTACCGTAATTGTCTGTCTTATATTCATTTTCCCATCTTCCGACTAATATTCCCATTGTGTCAGCAAACTTTGGAGCAAATCCCCCCTTATATTTGCTGTCACTGTCTCCATAAAGAAGCCCCCAGCTGGTGTACCATCCGTAATCATCATCTGATCCCCACATAGGGAAAAGAGGAACTTCTGATCCTGATCTTATATTTACCGCATACCAAGGCATGGTAAATGGAAGTACGTCTTTAGATCCTATGTAAAGGTCTGTGTCTTTGAAAACGACCTGTTTATCAGGTTCTATGACTATCTCTTTTGTTCCAAGATGATAACCTGCACTGTTGATATCATCACTCTGGGTAATTTTCGGGTCTGTAGTGAACCAGGCATTGCTAAGAGTTAGATTTCCACCTCTATACTCAGCAGTTTCCCCACCGAAAAATATCCTGTCACTTGGTGCTTCTGCCCCTGTCAGGCTTCCTACCTTTAGATACCCTTTACTGTCATAAAATCTGGCATATTCTCCATCAAGGGAAACCTCAGCATCTCTCGTCTCAATCTTCCCCTGGGCTCCTCCTTCTTGAAACTCCATTATAACGTCGCCATTGGCCGTTACCTTGTTTTCTTCCTTATTTCTCTGAAGTTCATAGGCCTTCATTTTGAGGTTCCCGTATTGCAGGTTTACCCCTTCTTCTGATTTTATGGTCTCAGTTCCGAGATCTATCTCCACCTCGTCTGTGGCACCTGAAATTTCCTCAGAACTTGCAGCCTGATTAAGTGATTCTTCATACAAATTTTCCTGGCCAAATGCATATATACATGCTATTATAAATGCTGCCAAAGCTATTTTTTTTCTCATTGTCATCTTTCCCCCATCCAAATTAAGCATTACAAGTATATCACATATTTTATCGTAAATAAATTGGTGATCTTAAGGATTTTAGTTTTTTGCAGAATTAAATTTACTGCCTTGCTGTCTGCAGTGCTTTAATAAAATATAAATTTTAATTTTTTAATATATTATTTTTTAAAGGGAGGATTTGTTTTGAAAAAGTTTTTAATTTTATTCTTTATTCTAATCTCTACAACAGTTTTTGCAGAAGAAAAAGTTGAAAAGGAAAACCAGTATATTATCCGTTTGGTCCATGGAGAGGGATCATACTCGACTTTTGGAAATATCATATCACTCCAGGAAAACATACATGATGAACAAAACAGCTCATTAGACGGTATTCAGCTGGAAAAATACATAGCAAGAAATCTTGTCAACGATTCCTTGGATTTCACTCTTTTCACTAGCTTTTTCTACCACAGTCAGGATATTGAAAATCCAAATGGAAGTTATACTTCTCCAGAAACTCTTTCAGGAATAGATACATTTCAGGTAAACGGAGGAGTAAAAGCCTACTGGAAAAACTTCCCTTGGAAAAATTTCGTAAGAACAAGGGTCGGTCTCGGAGAGGGGATATCATACGTAGATGAAAAACTCGATCTTGAGATACAAAACACCAACAGAAAAGAGAGAAAAAGTGACTCTTATTTTCTCAACTATATAGATCTTACAGTCGCCTTTAACCTGCGAGACATCACAAGGTGGAACGCCTTAGAGAACTACTATGCAGGTATAGGGGTTTCTCACCGTTCTGGAATATTCGGAACAATAAACAATGTAGACGGCGGATCAAATTTTTACACATTTTTCCTAGAGGCAGAATTTTAAAAATTCTGCCTTTTTTTTATTTTTTTCAAAATTTCTTGTACTATATGAGTTCTTTAAATTCTCGTTGTAAACTTATTGTACTGATGAAAGTATATGTTTGATTAAAATCATTTTTTGTGGTAATATATACCTTATATATAATAAAAGGTCGAAAATTTAGTAATTATTGGAATATAGGATTGATGGTGTATTTATCAAAATATTTTATAATGATGTTGGGGTGGGCTTAATGGAAAATAAAGTTTTGGTTACAGGATATTCAAAAATTCCGGGGGGAATTGCAGGTTCTGACGTTTATTCAGTTATAGGCTTAAGTTTATTGGTAGATGCTACCACCGGAAAGATCTTAGAAGCTGACACCAATCTGGTTATTTCGTTGGCAAGACGGCATATTAATGACATTCTTGTGGGAGAAAAGATAACAGACCTTCAAGCTCTAGAGTACCGGTTTAAAAGCGAATATCATGGTTCTGCAAGAAAGGCTCTTATTGTCGCAATGAAAATATGCTATGACAGATATCTAAAGGCTATTGAAAACAGAAAGAATTTAGAAGAAAAAAATTAAAATTATAACTCTTAATTTTAAATACTCTTTCAATGATTTAAAGTAAAATTTTTTAGTCGGACCGCTTTTTTAACAATTCGTTAAAAATTCAGTCTGACTTTTTTATTTTATTTCGAATTTTTAGTAAATTACTGACTTTATCCAAAGTTCCGTTACTTTTCCTTGATGAAAAGTAACCAAAAATCAAGGCCTGTGAAAAATAAGCTAAATAACCTTGAAAATCCAAGAAAAACTCGAAACTCGCTTTGCTCAGACAGTCGATTTTTTCTAAGGATTTCACTGCGGTTATTCTTAACGCTTATTTTATCAATGGCCAAAAGAATTTCAAAAGATTTAAAAAAATTATTTAAAGATTTTAATTCCCCCCTTTAAAAAATACCGTTAAGAAATCATCTTGTGAAATCCACTTTCATTGAAATAAGGAGGTTTACCGACTATATTTCAATAGAAAGTTAGTTCAGAAGTGATTTTAGGTATTTTTTTGGGGTGCCTTTTCTTTGGTTACTTTCTTTGGGCAAGCAAAGAAAGTAACACAGCCTTTCGGAGAAATTCAATAATTTAATTAAAAATCAAAAAAAAGGAGCTCCTCAAAGGATAATAATTCTAAAAATCCCCTGGGAAACTCATCTCAAATTTCAATATAAAAATTTTCTATGTTTAAAAAATAAAATTTATAAATTTACCTTTTCTATCCAACCTTCAGGAGCTTCGACATCTCCAGTTTGTATTCCTGTAAGAGTGTTATATAATTTCTTTGTAACCTCTCCAACTTCAGTTTCACTGTAGAAAACATGTTTTTTCCCTTTGTGACTTACTGCTCCGATAGGAGATATAACTGCTGCCGTTCCACATGCACCGGCTTCGATAAACTCATCTATACTGTCTATAGGTACATCTCTTTGCTCTACCTTCATTCCCATATAATTTTCTGCAATGTATACCAATGATTTTCTTGTAATACTTTGTAAAATAGAAGGTGACTTCGGTGTTACAAAAACATTGTCCTTTGTAATCCCAAAGAAATTAGCTGCCCCAACCTCTTCAATTTTTGTATGTGTGGCAGGATCTAGATATATACAGTCAGCATACCCCTTTTTTACTGCTTCCTCATGTGGCATCAAACTTCCTGCGTAATTCCCTCCGACTTTTACAGAACCTGTTCCCATAGGAGCAGCTCTGTCATATTCTGTAGTTATGAAATTAACCGGACTCATTCCACCTTTGAAATAAGGTCCCACTGGCATTACAAAAATTCCGAATATATATTCCTTAGCAGGAGAAACCCCTATATTGTCACCTACACCTATAATATAAGGTCTTATATAAAGTGTGGCTCCGCTTCCATATGGAGGAACAAATCTTTCATTTGCCTTTACCACTCTCTTACATGACTCTATAAAAAATTCTTCTGGTATTGTAGGCATAAGAATTCTTTCACAGCTTATATTCATTCTTTTTGAGTTTTCATCAGGTCTAAACATGCATATTTCCCCATTTTTATGCCTGTAAGCCTTTAGTCCCTCAAAACACTGCTGTCCATAATGAAGACATGGAGAAGCCTGACTTATAGTTATCTTATCATCTGTTACAAGATTTCCATCATCCCATTTCCCGTCCTTGTAGTAAGCTACAAAACTATAGTCTGCCTTGATATAGCTAAACCCCAATTCTTTCCAGTCAATCTCTTTATTCATTGAAAATCCCCCCTGTTTAGTTTAACAAATCAAATATAAATTATACTATAATATGCTTCTTTGTCAAATTAATCAACATAATTTTTT
This window encodes:
- a CDS encoding DUF3870 domain-containing protein, whose product is MENKVLVTGYSKIPGGIAGSDVYSVIGLSLLVDATTGKILEADTNLVISLARRHINDILVGEKITDLQALEYRFKSEYHGSARKALIVAMKICYDRYLKAIENRKNLEEKN
- a CDS encoding branched-chain amino acid aminotransferase; this encodes MNKEIDWKELGFSYIKADYSFVAYYKDGKWDDGNLVTDDKITISQASPCLHYGQQCFEGLKAYRHKNGEICMFRPDENSKRMNISCERILMPTIPEEFFIESCKRVVKANERFVPPYGSGATLYIRPYIIGVGDNIGVSPAKEYIFGIFVMPVGPYFKGGMSPVNFITTEYDRAAPMGTGSVKVGGNYAGSLMPHEEAVKKGYADCIYLDPATHTKIEEVGAANFFGITKDNVFVTPKSPSILQSITRKSLVYIAENYMGMKVEQRDVPIDSIDEFIEAGACGTAAVISPIGAVSHKGKKHVFYSETEVGEVTKKLYNTLTGIQTGDVEAPEGWIEKVNL